TTTTATTATTGGCAAGTATAGTTACACTGTATTTCATCTATTCTGGATTTGCAATGACTTTTGAGAGGAAAAGAGGGAAAACAAAGAATAGATACAACAAGGATGAAAGCGAGATTGTATTGCTAGTGGGATCAGAAAATGGAAGTACTCGAAGTTATGGTAAAATGTTGTATAAAGCTCTTTTAAATGAAGGTAAAAGAGTTTTTATTACTGATTTAAACAAGTATGCTTCTTATGAGAAAATGAAATATGTAATCGTCTTAACTGCTACATATGGAGAAGGAGAATCACCAGCAAATGGTTCTAATTTTTTAGAATTAATCAAGAAGAAAAATAATCATCCATTTCAATTTTCGGTAGTTGCATTTGGATCATTGTCTTATCCAAAGTTTTGTCAGTTTGGTATTGATGTTCAATCTGCATTGGAACAAAAAGAAAATGCGACAGAATTACTTCCATTACATAAGATTAATAATAAATCTTTCGAAGCTTTTTCAAAGTGGACACAGGAATTAAATCATAAGTTGTCAGTTAACTTACAGTTAGATAAAAGGATTGTGAGTAAGCAACAAAAATCATTTGCTCTTGAGTTATCTTCTAATGTAAAAATCAATAACGATGATACGTTCTTACTAACTTTTGATGATTGTCATAAAAAATTTACTTCAGGAGATTTGTTAGGTGTTTATGCAAATAATCAAACACACGAGCGATTATATTCAATAGCCAAAATAAATAATACACTTTTATTGAGTATACGAAAGCACGAATTGGGATTATGCTCTAACTATCTATATAATCTTCAGCGAGGAGAATCTATAAAAGCTTTTATTAAAAGAAATCCATCTTTTCATTTTCCTAAAAAAGCTTCTAAAGTAATTATGATTGCTACCGGAACAGGAATTGCTCCATTCTTAGGAATGATTTTCGAACAGAGAACTACATCAATTGACTTGTATTTTGGGTTAAGAACAAAGAAATCTTTAGAATTGTATAAAGATATTCTAAGAGAAGATTTGCTTGATAATTTGTACATGGTATATTCCAGAGAGGCAAAGGAGAAAAGGTATGTACAAGATGTGATACAAACGCAAATAGATACTATTATTTCTTACTTAGAAAATGGAGCCATAATTATGATTTGTGGAGCGATTGCCATGCAAAATGAGGTTTTTTCAATTTTAGAAGAAGCACTATCAAAAAGAAATCAAGCGTTAAGTTTTTATGAAAAAAGAAAGCAAATCTTGGTAGATTGCTACTAATTTTAGTAATTTTCATTCAAAACGTATTTTTACGAATGAAGAGATTTGGAATACTTTTGTTATCGATGGTTCTAGTATCGATGAATGCTCAAACAAACATGAAATTAACAACACCTGCTTATTTACAAAAAG
This genomic window from Tenacibaculum sp. 190524A05c contains:
- a CDS encoding PepSY domain-containing protein; translated protein: MSMSIWRYSHFTLAVSSFLFIIIASITGIILAFEPISNQMQPFAISDVSDISVGEMVVVLQHEYEEVISVERNHENFVIASVITKAGASQTIYIHPKTGKKIGEVDEKAAIFKFATSLHRSLFLKSTGRFIVGFVSFLLFLITISGLILILKRQGGFKKFFSNISKENFYQFSHVALGRLFLIPLLIITFTGVYLSLEKFNLLPKHKTKHVIDFDGLNSAPKKTIAEFEIFNNTKLSQFRKIEFPFSSDVEDYFLLELKNKEITVNQITGEVLSEVYYPFSKLISYYSLLLHTGQGSIFWSIILLLASIVTLYFIYSGFAMTFERKRGKTKNRYNKDESEIVLLVGSENGSTRSYGKMLYKALLNEGKRVFITDLNKYASYEKMKYVIVLTATYGEGESPANGSNFLELIKKKNNHPFQFSVVAFGSLSYPKFCQFGIDVQSALEQKENATELLPLHKINNKSFEAFSKWTQELNHKLSVNLQLDKRIVSKQQKSFALELSSNVKINNDDTFLLTFDDCHKKFTSGDLLGVYANNQTHERLYSIAKINNTLLLSIRKHELGLCSNYLYNLQRGESIKAFIKRNPSFHFPKKASKVIMIATGTGIAPFLGMIFEQRTTSIDLYFGLRTKKSLELYKDILREDLLDNLYMVYSREAKEKRYVQDVIQTQIDTIISYLENGAIIMICGAIAMQNEVFSILEEALSKRNQALSFYEKRKQILVDCY